The following are from one region of the Corylus avellana chromosome ca1, CavTom2PMs-1.0 genome:
- the LOC132188359 gene encoding uncharacterized protein LOC132188359, with protein MVRRKDSFWEYAEELENGFICKFCEKGFDGGISAIKSHLSGVVDLEAIQLEAKQALLVIDTPTKGSKNVPASSNVLECESFSSSSSSHMPNLCKGQDMSISRTKSYLSGVSDSDSDIEIQICLQVPEAVQLEAKQAIDNPTKRAKNVAASSNVLECESVSSSSLFHMRNLCTGQDRSMVDKQLAKFIMSLGICLDAIQSPLFKDFVNGVAEHGPSYELPSSLTLKSQLIPDIKKEVEEYVSNVIKYSVKTGCTLMYNIWTRKSSNTPIFIFVGIFAYTPIGVACMDPPDIMPLDIRYFEKTVSSIMELIGPTNVVQLVINNDNYDDGGTEHNIDNDSHGNSEKVSETKDMLSRKYHWIYQTPCACRIGLLLRKIYNVPFIYNTIEVVKWIVLYMYKNKVNVSLRRVHKKKDVIASHFVLLTSLLEAESVLQPLEVSILTLCSGWGKQISG; from the coding sequence atgGTTAGAAGGAAAGATTCATTTTGGGAGTATGCGGAGGAATTGGAAAATGGTTTTATTTGTAAGTTTTGTGAAAAAGGTTTTGATGGGGGTATTTCAGCAATTAAATCACATTTGTCTGGGGTTGTTGACCTTGAAGCAATCCAGTTAGAAGCAAAACAAGCACTACTAGTGATTGACACCCCCACTAAGGGATCTAAAAATGTGCCAGCGTCAAGTAATGTTCTAGAGTGTGAAAGTTTttcaagttcctcatcatcacATATGCCAAATCTATGTAAGGGGCAAGATATGAGTATTTCAAGAACTAAATCATATTTGTCTGGGGTTAGTGACAGTGACAGTGACATTGAGATTCAAATTTGTCTACAAGTACCTGAAGCCGTTCAGTTAGAAGCAAAACAAGCAATTGACAATCCCACTAAGAGAGCTAAAAATGTGGCAGCGTCAAGTAATGTTCTAGAGTGTGAAAGTGTTTCAAGTTCCTCATTGTTTCATATGCGAAATCTTTGTACGGGACAAGATAGGAGTATGGTGGATAAACAACTTGCTAAGTTCATCATGTCATTGGGAATTTGTTTGGATGCCATCCAATCGCCCCTTTTCAAGGACTTTGTGAATGGCGTTGCTGAACATGGTCCTAGTTATGAATTACCAAGTTCTCTAACTCTCAAATCCCAGTTGATTCCAGATATCAAGAAAGAAGTTGAGGAATATGTTAGCAATGTCATAAAATATTCAGTTAAAACAGGTTGTACCTTGATGTACAATATATGGACTAGGAAATCGTCCAATACGCCAATTTTCATCTTCGTGGGTATCTTTGCATATACACCAATAGGAGTGGCATGCATGGATCCACCCGATATAATGCCCCTAGACATTCgttattttgaaaaaactgTGTCTTCCATCATGGAGTTAATTGGGCCTACAAATGTTGTACAACTTGTcattaataatgataattatgATGATGGTGGTACCGAGCATAACATTGATAATGACAGTCATGGCAACAGTGAGAAGGTAAGTGAGACTAAGGATATGCTTTCTAGAAAGTATCATTGGATTTACCAGACCCCGTGTGCTTGTCGGATTGGATTACtcttgagaaaaatatataatgttccttttatatataatacaatTGAAGTAGTGAAGTGGATAGTTCTATATATGTACAAGAATAAAGTTAATGTGTCTTTAAGAAGAGtacacaaaaagaaagatgtTATTGCTTCCCATTTTGTCCTGCTCACATCACTTTTAGAAGCTGAAAGTGTATTGCAACCTTTAGAGGTATCTATTTTAACATTGTGTAGTGGTTGGGGGAAGCAAATTAGTGGCTAG